The following are from one region of the Hydrogenophaga sp. BPS33 genome:
- a CDS encoding Bug family tripartite tricarboxylate transporter substrate binding protein, with the protein MKKLLIALGASMTLTAALAWPDKPVTIIVPFPPGGSTDLIARTLQPKLQEKFGGTFVVDNKPGATGTIGATQVVRSAPDGHTLFVSSLGPFVIAPHLTKVTYDATKDLDYITVAVQAPNVLVVPAASPHKSMADVMAYQKANPGKMTFASSGNGSSDHLTAELYWQQTSTSGVHVAYKGGGPVMTDLLGNQVDSSFMNINTAMPQIKAGKLRALSITSAQRSPLLPDVPTLNELGIKDANVNSWQAVAGPKGMPADLKNKLQAAIKDALNDPAVKPKLLELGFEIVANTPEQFTAFQAAEFARWKKLIETRGIKAD; encoded by the coding sequence ATGAAGAAGTTGCTGATTGCGCTCGGCGCGTCCATGACACTCACCGCCGCCCTGGCCTGGCCCGACAAGCCCGTCACCATCATCGTGCCCTTCCCGCCGGGTGGCTCCACCGACCTCATCGCCCGCACCCTCCAGCCCAAGCTGCAGGAAAAATTCGGCGGCACCTTCGTGGTGGACAACAAGCCCGGCGCCACCGGCACCATCGGCGCCACCCAGGTCGTGCGATCGGCACCCGATGGCCACACGCTGTTCGTGTCGTCCCTCGGCCCCTTCGTCATCGCGCCGCACCTCACCAAGGTCACCTACGACGCCACCAAGGACCTCGACTACATCACCGTCGCCGTGCAAGCGCCCAACGTGCTCGTGGTGCCCGCCGCCTCGCCGCACAAATCCATGGCAGACGTCATGGCCTACCAAAAGGCCAACCCCGGCAAGATGACCTTCGCGTCCTCCGGCAACGGCAGCAGCGACCACCTCACCGCCGAGCTGTATTGGCAGCAGACCAGCACCTCCGGCGTGCACGTGGCCTACAAGGGGGGCGGCCCGGTGATGACCGACCTGCTGGGCAACCAGGTGGACTCGTCCTTCATGAACATCAACACGGCCATGCCGCAGATCAAGGCCGGTAAGTTGCGCGCGCTCTCGATCACCAGCGCCCAGCGCTCGCCTTTGTTGCCCGACGTGCCTACGCTCAACGAACTCGGCATCAAGGACGCCAACGTGAACTCCTGGCAGGCCGTGGCCGGCCCCAAAGGCATGCCGGCGGATCTGAAGAACAAGCTGCAGGCTGCCATCAAGGACGCGCTCAACGACCCTGCAGTCAAACCCAAGCTGCTGGAACTGGGTTTCGAGATCGTGGCCAACACGCCCGAGCAGTTCACCGCCTTCCAGGCCGCGGAGTTCGCCCGCTGGAAGAAGCTGATCGAAACCCGAGGTATCAAGGCCGATTGA
- a CDS encoding HpcH/HpaI aldolase family protein, with translation MRPNRLREIWAAGGAVANGWLAIPNSFSAETMAHQGWDSLTVDLQHGVVDYQTMVTMLQAISTTDTVPVVRVPWLEPGILMKTLDAGAYGVICPMVNTREDAEKLVAYTHYAPRGTRSFGPVRALLYGGADYPQHANDTIVTFAMIETAQALENLDDILSTPGLDAIYIGPSDLSLALGCTPTFDDLDPKAAQAVQHILARAKAHGLVAGIHNGSPEAAARRIAMGFQFVTISSDARLIAAGSQQVLATLRATQPRNVSGGY, from the coding sequence ATGAGACCGAATCGATTGCGCGAAATCTGGGCCGCTGGCGGCGCGGTGGCCAACGGCTGGCTGGCCATCCCCAACAGCTTTTCCGCCGAGACCATGGCGCACCAGGGCTGGGACTCGCTCACCGTCGATCTGCAACACGGCGTGGTCGACTACCAGACCATGGTGACCATGCTGCAAGCCATCTCCACCACCGACACCGTGCCCGTGGTGCGCGTGCCCTGGCTGGAACCCGGCATTCTCATGAAGACGCTGGATGCGGGCGCCTACGGCGTGATCTGCCCGATGGTCAACACGCGCGAGGACGCGGAAAAGCTCGTGGCCTATACGCACTACGCACCGCGCGGCACGCGCAGCTTCGGCCCGGTGCGCGCGTTGCTCTACGGCGGCGCCGACTATCCGCAGCACGCCAACGACACCATCGTCACCTTCGCCATGATCGAGACCGCGCAGGCGCTGGAGAACCTGGACGACATCCTGTCCACGCCCGGCCTGGATGCGATCTACATCGGCCCGTCCGACCTCTCGCTCGCGCTGGGCTGCACGCCCACCTTCGACGATCTCGACCCCAAGGCCGCACAGGCGGTGCAGCACATCCTGGCGCGTGCCAAGGCACACGGCCTGGTGGCCGGCATCCACAACGGCTCGCCCGAAGCGGCGGCGCGGCGCATCGCCATGGGTTTCCAGTTCGTCACCATCAGTTCGGACGCACGCCTGATCGCCGCGGGGTCGCAGCAGGTGCTGGCCACCTTGCGCGCCACGCAGCCGCGCAACGTGTCGGGCGGCTACTGA
- the gudD gene encoding glucarate dehydratase, with amino-acid sequence MSQASTPRVTDLRVIPVAGRDSMLLNLSGAHAPFFTRNLLILTDSAGRTGLGEVPGGEKIRQTLEDARGLVVGQPIGAHQRVLQRLQTQFADRDAGGRGLQTFDLRTTIHAVTAVESALLDLLGQHLEVPVAALLGEGQQRDAVEMLGYLFFVGDKKKTGLPYASEPDADNAWCRLRHEKAMTPEAVVRLAEAARERYGFNDFKLKGGVLRGDEEVDAVTALHERFPDARVTLDPNGGWWLKDAIRLGQRMRGVVAYAEDPCGAEDGFSGREVMAEFRRATGLPTATNMIATDWRQLSHALSLQSVDIPLADPHFWTMAGSVRVAQTCRDWGLTWGSHSNNHFDVSLAMFTHVGAAAPGKVTAIDTHWIWQDGQRLTKEPLQIARGHVQVPKKPGLGVELDMAEVEKANRLYCEHGLGARDDAMAMQSLIPNWSFNPKRPAMDR; translated from the coding sequence ATGTCCCAAGCCTCCACTCCACGCGTCACCGACCTGCGCGTCATCCCCGTCGCCGGGCGCGACAGCATGTTGCTCAACCTGAGCGGCGCGCACGCGCCGTTCTTCACGCGCAACCTGCTGATCCTTACCGACAGCGCGGGACGCACCGGGCTGGGTGAGGTGCCTGGCGGCGAGAAGATCCGCCAGACGCTGGAGGATGCGCGCGGGCTGGTGGTGGGCCAGCCCATCGGCGCGCACCAGCGCGTGCTGCAACGGTTGCAGACCCAGTTTGCCGACCGCGACGCGGGCGGCCGCGGGCTGCAGACCTTCGACTTGCGCACCACCATCCACGCCGTCACCGCGGTGGAGTCCGCGTTGCTCGATCTGCTGGGTCAGCATCTGGAGGTGCCCGTGGCCGCATTGCTCGGTGAAGGCCAGCAGCGCGACGCGGTCGAGATGCTGGGCTATCTCTTCTTTGTCGGTGACAAGAAGAAGACGGGCCTGCCGTACGCCAGCGAACCCGACGCCGACAACGCCTGGTGCCGCCTGCGCCACGAGAAAGCCATGACGCCCGAAGCCGTGGTGCGCCTGGCCGAAGCGGCGCGCGAACGCTATGGCTTCAACGACTTCAAACTCAAGGGCGGCGTGCTGCGCGGCGACGAAGAGGTCGACGCCGTCACCGCCTTGCACGAACGCTTCCCTGACGCCCGCGTCACGCTCGACCCGAACGGTGGCTGGTGGCTGAAAGACGCGATTCGCCTGGGCCAGCGCATGCGCGGTGTGGTCGCGTATGCCGAAGACCCCTGCGGCGCGGAAGACGGCTTCTCGGGCCGTGAGGTGATGGCCGAGTTTCGCCGCGCCACCGGCCTGCCCACGGCCACCAACATGATCGCCACCGACTGGCGCCAGCTCTCGCACGCGCTTTCGCTGCAAAGCGTGGACATCCCGCTGGCCGACCCGCACTTCTGGACCATGGCCGGCAGCGTGCGCGTGGCGCAAACCTGCCGCGACTGGGGGCTTACCTGGGGTTCGCACTCGAACAACCACTTCGACGTCTCGCTCGCCATGTTCACCCACGTCGGTGCTGCGGCGCCGGGCAAGGTCACCGCGATCGACACGCACTGGATCTGGCAGGACGGCCAGCGCCTGACCAAAGAGCCGCTGCAGATCGCGCGCGGCCACGTGCAGGTGCCGAAGAAGCCCGGCCTGGGCGTCGAACTCGACATGGCCGAGGTGGAGAAAGCGAATCGGCTGTATTGTGAGCACGGTCTGGGCGCCCGCGACGACGCGATGGCCATGCAGAGCCTGATCCCGAACTGGTCCTTCAACCCCAAGCGCCCGGCGATGGATCGGTAG
- the garD gene encoding galactarate dehydratase, with product MPETLAPATTAPPLTIRIHATDNVAIVANDGGLPAGTALPESGLVLRERVPQGHKVALVDLPRGAPVLRYGIPIGHALDDIAAGSWVHERLLQIPSARGLENLPMATAKPDPQPPLEGYSFEGYRNPDGSVGTRNILAITQTVQCVAGVTEFAVQRIKAELLPRFPNVDDVVALEHGYGCGVAIDAPDAVIPIRTLRHISLNPNFGGEVMVVSLGCEKLQPERLLPPGSIPLVDERNVADVGTSAETRLDVVCLQDDAHVGFMSMVDAILHQAEEHLERLNARRRETVPASELVVGVQCGGSDAFSGVTANPAVGFCTDLLVRAGASVMFSETTEVRDGIAQLTARATTPEVAQAMVREMAWYDSYLQRGSVDRSANTTPGNKKGGLSNIVEKAMGSIVKSGSAPISNVLSPGDKLRHKGLTYAATPASDFICGTLQLAAGMNLHVFTTGRGTPYGLAAVPVIKVATRSDLARRWHDLMDVNAGTIADGKASIEDVGWELFRLMLDVASGRKKTWAEQWKLHNQLVLFNPAPVT from the coding sequence ATGCCCGAGACACTGGCCCCAGCCACCACAGCCCCACCGCTGACCATCCGCATACATGCCACCGACAACGTGGCCATCGTGGCCAACGACGGCGGCCTGCCTGCGGGCACCGCCCTTCCCGAGAGCGGCCTGGTGCTGCGCGAGCGCGTGCCGCAGGGACACAAGGTGGCGCTGGTGGACCTGCCGCGTGGCGCGCCGGTGCTGCGCTACGGCATCCCGATCGGCCATGCGTTGGACGACATCGCGGCCGGCAGCTGGGTGCACGAACGCCTGCTGCAGATCCCCAGCGCGCGCGGGCTGGAGAACCTGCCCATGGCCACGGCAAAACCCGATCCCCAGCCGCCGCTGGAGGGCTACAGCTTCGAGGGCTACCGCAACCCGGACGGCTCGGTCGGCACGCGCAACATCCTGGCCATCACCCAGACTGTGCAGTGCGTGGCCGGCGTCACCGAGTTCGCGGTGCAGCGCATCAAGGCCGAACTGCTGCCCCGGTTTCCGAACGTGGACGACGTGGTGGCGCTGGAGCACGGCTACGGGTGTGGCGTGGCCATCGACGCGCCGGACGCCGTGATTCCGATCCGCACGCTGCGCCACATCAGCCTGAACCCGAACTTCGGTGGCGAGGTGATGGTGGTGAGCCTGGGCTGCGAGAAGCTGCAGCCCGAGCGCCTGTTGCCGCCCGGTTCGATTCCCCTGGTCGACGAGCGCAACGTGGCCGACGTGGGCACCAGCGCCGAGACCCGGCTCGATGTGGTCTGTCTTCAAGATGACGCGCACGTGGGCTTCATGAGCATGGTCGACGCCATCCTGCACCAGGCCGAAGAGCACCTGGAACGCCTGAACGCGCGCCGCCGCGAAACCGTGCCTGCCAGCGAGCTGGTGGTGGGCGTGCAGTGCGGTGGCAGCGACGCCTTCTCGGGCGTGACCGCCAATCCGGCCGTGGGCTTCTGCACCGACCTGCTGGTGCGCGCCGGCGCCAGCGTGATGTTCTCCGAGACCACCGAGGTGCGCGACGGCATCGCCCAGCTCACCGCGCGCGCGACCACGCCCGAGGTGGCCCAGGCCATGGTGCGCGAGATGGCCTGGTACGACAGCTACCTCCAGCGCGGCTCGGTGGACCGCAGTGCCAACACCACGCCCGGCAACAAGAAGGGCGGCCTCTCCAACATCGTGGAAAAGGCGATGGGCTCGATCGTGAAATCGGGCAGTGCGCCGATTTCGAACGTGCTTTCACCCGGCGACAAGCTCAGGCACAAGGGCCTCACCTACGCCGCCACGCCCGCAAGCGACTTCATCTGCGGCACGCTGCAACTGGCCGCCGGCATGAACCTGCACGTGTTCACCACCGGCCGCGGCACGCCCTACGGATTGGCGGCGGTGCCCGTGATCAAGGTGGCGACGCGCAGCGATCTCGCACGGCGCTGGCACGACCTGATGGACGTCAACGCCGGCAC
- a CDS encoding LacI family DNA-binding transcriptional regulator, with protein sequence MPQTKESDNNRRSRRGSGAITLRDVAKLAGVAPITASRVLNTPEAVSVDVRQKVLDAVQKTGYVPNRMAGGLASSRSRLIAAVVPSTVMSVFMETIESLNGTLFDAGYQLMLGQSSYSASREESLLEAIIGRRPDGIFLTGILHSNKGRTRLLASGIPVVETWDLTPAPIDMLVGFSHADIGRDVAKYLLSKGRRRLAMIRADDERADRRAKAFAGEVAQSGLVDVPVRVINVGASRSIRSGRDALGQLLELDPAVDAVFCSSDLLASGVVTEARVRGIDVPGRLSIIGFGDAPFVADMEPALSTVHINGADIGRIAAQRLIDRAEGREVLERVVDVGYSIVERDTT encoded by the coding sequence ATGCCGCAAACGAAAGAATCCGACAACAACCGACGTTCGCGCAGGGGCAGCGGGGCGATCACCTTGCGCGACGTGGCCAAGCTGGCCGGCGTCGCGCCGATCACCGCGTCGCGCGTGCTCAACACGCCCGAGGCGGTGTCGGTGGACGTGCGGCAGAAGGTGCTGGACGCGGTGCAGAAGACCGGCTACGTGCCCAACCGCATGGCGGGCGGGCTGGCGTCTTCGCGCAGCCGGCTGATCGCGGCGGTGGTGCCGAGCACGGTGATGTCGGTGTTCATGGAGACGATCGAGTCGCTCAACGGCACGCTGTTCGACGCCGGCTACCAACTGATGCTGGGGCAGTCGAGCTATTCGGCCAGCCGCGAGGAGTCGTTGCTGGAGGCCATCATCGGCCGGCGGCCCGACGGGATTTTTCTCACCGGCATCCTGCATTCGAACAAGGGCCGCACGCGCTTGCTGGCGTCGGGCATTCCCGTGGTGGAGACCTGGGACCTCACGCCCGCGCCGATCGACATGCTGGTGGGTTTTTCGCACGCGGACATTGGCCGCGACGTGGCGAAATACCTGCTGAGCAAGGGGCGACGGCGGCTGGCGATGATTCGCGCGGACGACGAGCGCGCCGACCGACGGGCCAAGGCTTTTGCTGGGGAGGTGGCGCAAAGTGGCCTGGTGGATGTGCCGGTGCGCGTCATCAACGTGGGTGCCTCGCGCTCGATCCGCAGCGGGCGCGACGCGCTGGGGCAACTGCTGGAGCTGGACCCCGCGGTGGACGCGGTGTTCTGCAGTTCGGATTTGCTGGCCTCGGGCGTGGTGACGGAGGCGCGGGTGCGCGGCATCGATGTGCCGGGCCGGCTGTCCATCATCGGCTTTGGCGATGCGCCTTTCGTGGCCGACATGGAGCCCGCGCTGAGCACCGTGCACATCAATGGCGCGGACATCGGGCGCATCGCGGCGCAGCGCCTGATCGACCGGGCCGAGGGGCGTGAGGTGTTGGAGCGGGTGGTGGACGTGGGGTATTCCATCGTCGAACGGGATACGACTTAG